The DNA region GTCGAAGTCAGCCATGAGTCCCGCTTCCGTCGGTTGAGTACCAGTCCAGCCAGCGGTCCATCTCGGCGTAGGCGTCCGCCCGCGACTCGGGCACCGACAGGAACACATCGTGTTTGGCGTCGGTGATCGGCACGATCGTGGTCCGGTTGCCGATGCAGCCCGCCCAGCGTGCGATCTGCGCGACGTCGAGTACGGCGTCACCGCGGTGGATCTCCTCGATCCGGGAGGCGTCGCTGACTTCGCGAACACTGCGGTCCGAGCGCAGGATCAGGTTCGGCACACCGACGTCGAGTCCGCGGTGAAGCCTCGCCTGCCCGCGCCTGATCGCATGGATCCAGCCGAACGTGACCGGGAAGCCCCCGACGGGCTTCCAGGTCAGGTCGTAGTCGAACTCGCCGTGGTAGTCGCGGTGCAGGGTGCTGCCGTAGCCGCCTTCGGTGGGGCGGCGCACCACCGAGAGTTTGCGGAGCCGGCCGAGGGCGGACAGCGCCGCCGAGGTGGGTGGTGTCCGCAGAATCGGATGCCCCTGCAGATCCAGCCACGGGCTGTTCAGGATCAGCCCCGACACACCCTTGCGCGCCGTCTCGGCACGACGCCGCAGCCGGTCGAGCCACAGCGAGACCACGAGTCCGCCGGCCGAGTGACCGTAGACCAGCACCCGCGCGTCACACTCGGCTGCGATGACATCGATCGCCCGCTCCAGTTCGACGTCATAGCGGGCCAGGTCTGTAGTGAAGTGCGGAGTCTGGCCGTCGCGATGGGACCGTCCGCATTTGTGCAGGTCGAGCGCGTAGACCAGGAAGCCGCGCTCGGCGAGATGATCTGCGAGTTCGGTGTTGAAGAAGTAGTCGGTGAATCCGTGCACCAGCAGCACCGCGCGGTCCGCCTCCGGATCCGGCGAACCGCGTCGGACCAGGGTCGCCACGAGCTCACCCTCACCGTCCGGATCGGTGCCGAGGGCGAACGTCTGCTGCCAGTAGCCAGGCAGCACATCGGGCTCCCATCCGGACACGACAGCCACCCTAATGCCGAACGCCGGCGTTCAGGAGGACGTGGGTACGTTCAGGAGGACGTGGGTAGTGGTCGGCAGGT from Mycobacterium sp. DL includes:
- a CDS encoding alpha/beta hydrolase, with amino-acid sequence MSGWEPDVLPGYWQQTFALGTDPDGEGELVATLVRRGSPDPEADRAVLLVHGFTDYFFNTELADHLAERGFLVYALDLHKCGRSHRDGQTPHFTTDLARYDVELERAIDVIAAECDARVLVYGHSAGGLVVSLWLDRLRRRAETARKGVSGLILNSPWLDLQGHPILRTPPTSAALSALGRLRKLSVVRRPTEGGYGSTLHRDYHGEFDYDLTWKPVGGFPVTFGWIHAIRRGQARLHRGLDVGVPNLILRSDRSVREVSDASRIEEIHRGDAVLDVAQIARWAGCIGNRTTIVPITDAKHDVFLSVPESRADAYAEMDRWLDWYSTDGSGTHG